The following proteins are encoded in a genomic region of Clostridium kluyveri:
- a CDS encoding baseplate J/gp47 family protein: MYSESEETIKTRMLGNISDSVDKTEGYLVYDSVVAASKEFVKVSTELDSIVDKFDLSKLSDDELELRIKQRTGQTRNPAKYAAGILNITGTATIAEGDLFQTPNAVQFKSLESKTITGSGTIEIQAVIPGGSGNIPANQITVMPVAISGVIGVTNPLAAQGGFDAESDAHLLERYYEKLQNPDTGSNIAYFQNLVKEYPGVGDAKVFPTWNGNNTIKLVIIDANKQVPGADLVNEVQNYMDPLGESWGLGYGKAPAFCYTTVEEAAAKTINVSFAIVKDTNYTDEQRLANVEASITEYLKSLAFIDNAVVSYAKIGVAILDSKGVLDYSNLTVNGGTTNIPISLTKTLCETPILGTVAINE; this comes from the coding sequence ATGTATAGTGAATCAGAAGAAACTATAAAAACCAGAATGTTAGGGAATATATCTGACAGTGTAGATAAAACAGAAGGTTATCTTGTATATGACAGTGTAGTTGCTGCAAGCAAAGAATTTGTAAAAGTCTCCACTGAATTAGATAGTATAGTTGACAAGTTTGATTTAAGCAAACTTAGTGATGATGAATTGGAGTTAAGAATAAAACAGAGGACAGGTCAAACCAGAAATCCCGCCAAATATGCAGCAGGAATTTTAAATATAACAGGAACTGCAACTATAGCTGAAGGGGATTTATTTCAAACCCCTAATGCAGTACAGTTTAAATCACTGGAATCCAAAACTATAACCGGCAGTGGAACAATTGAAATACAAGCTGTAATACCGGGAGGTAGTGGAAATATTCCGGCCAACCAAATAACCGTTATGCCTGTGGCTATAAGTGGTGTAATCGGTGTTACAAATCCTCTGGCAGCTCAGGGAGGTTTTGATGCTGAAAGTGATGCCCATTTACTTGAAAGATATTATGAAAAATTACAAAATCCAGATACGGGAAGCAATATAGCTTATTTTCAAAATCTGGTTAAAGAATATCCCGGTGTAGGTGACGCTAAAGTTTTTCCCACCTGGAATGGAAATAACACTATAAAATTAGTTATTATAGATGCCAATAAACAAGTCCCTGGTGCAGATTTAGTGAATGAAGTACAAAATTACATGGACCCACTAGGAGAGAGTTGGGGACTGGGATATGGAAAAGCACCGGCATTTTGCTATACAACAGTTGAAGAAGCTGCAGCTAAAACTATAAATGTAAGTTTTGCAATCGTGAAAGACACAAATTATACTGATGAACAAAGACTTGCTAATGTTGAGGCAAGTATAACTGAATATTTAAAATCACTGGCATTTATAGATAATGCTGTAGTTTCTTATGCTAAAATTGGTGTGGCAATACTTGATAGTAAAGGAGTGCTGGACTATTCCAATTTAACTGTAAATGGAGGAACAACAAACATTCCAATATCATTAACAAAAACTTTATGTGAAACTCCAATATTGGGGACGGTGGCAATAAATGAGTAA
- a CDS encoding DUF2634 domain-containing protein, with protein MSILPQFDVNIDNVINQSIENSSSTVTTPKEYAWDFENDDFLLKDGKFVIVEGKEALKIWIWKALNTVKMNYSIYSDNYGHDLDSLIGQGFSSGLIESEARRIVWECISLNHHITGMQNFTTAYDGDTLTVSFTALTDQGEVDMDV; from the coding sequence ATGAGTATATTACCACAATTTGATGTAAATATAGATAATGTAATAAATCAAAGTATTGAAAATTCTTCAAGTACAGTTACAACTCCAAAAGAATATGCCTGGGACTTTGAAAATGATGATTTCCTTCTTAAAGATGGTAAGTTTGTAATAGTGGAAGGTAAAGAAGCTCTTAAGATATGGATATGGAAAGCACTGAACACTGTAAAGATGAACTATAGTATTTACTCTGATAATTATGGTCATGATTTAGATAGTTTGATAGGTCAGGGGTTTAGCAGTGGATTAATTGAAAGTGAAGCCAGGAGAATTGTATGGGAATGCATAAGTTTAAATCATCATATAACAGGTATGCAGAATTTCACTACTGCATATGATGGAGATACTTTAACCGTTAGCTTTACAGCTCTTACAGATCAGGGGGAGGTGGATATGGATGTATAG
- a CDS encoding DUF2577 domain-containing protein, which yields MNIKNPYNDILLKMRSQGAAYNPPSIDIGKVISSDPLTIQINDTPLTKKNLLVSDFLLANYKRRIKIPSTSATGSTTDGSITSIGIPDAELNFIEGLKKDDMVACLATPDGQKYIVLCKVVSL from the coding sequence ATGAATATAAAGAATCCATATAATGATATACTTTTGAAAATGAGAAGTCAGGGGGCAGCTTATAATCCTCCTTCTATTGATATTGGAAAGGTAATAAGTTCTGACCCTTTGACAATTCAAATAAATGATACGCCACTTACTAAAAAAAATCTCCTAGTATCAGATTTTTTACTGGCTAACTATAAAAGGAGGATAAAGATACCTTCCACAAGTGCTACAGGATCTACAACAGATGGTAGCATAACATCTATAGGAATACCTGATGCAGAATTAAACTTTATAGAGGGTCTTAAAAAAGACGATATGGTAGCCTGTCTAGCTACCCCTGATGGACAAAAATATATTGTATTATGCAAGGTGGTAAGCTTATGA
- a CDS encoding XkdQ/YqbQ family protein codes for MINLYSLYNSSSRGLIHTKITNFCKTIVWSGDKDSIARKLEVTMAYSIWDKNQPNVQIGPGTLIWMVEDEKEIFRGHVFDREIDSDTQELKFVAFDCMIYLAKSKSSHNFTNITPEEITRVVCGEAGVFCGDIGVTGLKIDLLAMEKTFYDTIMMAYTKVWHFNGGRYNFYPFMNRDVLEIMNMGVAIDNFVIKPSLNLGKTTYSDSISNMINKVNVYNSKGEYVGTAWQRDWIKAYGILQDVYSAPDDDNAPITTATNMLHGVDETVFVNLIGDTRCTTGWGVKVQIPYIYNLLDTVMCIDADTHTWEVGTGKYTMDLTLNFQTKMKLVEVDAAA; via the coding sequence ATGATTAATTTATATTCTCTTTATAACAGCTCCAGTCGAGGGCTTATACACACAAAAATAACTAACTTCTGTAAAACCATTGTATGGAGTGGTGATAAGGATTCCATAGCAAGAAAACTTGAAGTTACTATGGCCTACAGCATATGGGATAAAAACCAGCCTAATGTACAGATAGGTCCAGGGACTTTAATCTGGATGGTAGAGGATGAAAAAGAGATTTTCAGGGGACATGTATTTGACAGGGAAATAGATTCTGATACCCAGGAACTTAAATTTGTGGCTTTTGACTGTATGATATACCTTGCAAAGTCCAAGAGCAGCCACAATTTTACCAATATAACACCTGAAGAAATAACAAGGGTAGTTTGCGGGGAAGCAGGAGTATTTTGTGGAGATATTGGAGTTACAGGGTTAAAAATAGATTTACTAGCAATGGAGAAAACATTCTACGATACTATAATGATGGCCTATACAAAGGTATGGCACTTTAACGGTGGCAGGTATAACTTTTATCCATTTATGAATAGAGATGTTTTAGAAATAATGAACATGGGTGTTGCGATTGATAATTTTGTTATAAAACCTAGTCTAAATCTAGGAAAAACAACTTATTCCGATTCCATAAGCAATATGATAAATAAGGTAAATGTCTATAACAGCAAAGGTGAATATGTAGGTACTGCATGGCAAAGAGATTGGATAAAAGCTTACGGAATACTTCAAGATGTATATTCTGCTCCAGATGATGATAATGCCCCAATCACAACAGCAACAAATATGCTGCATGGTGTGGATGAAACTGTTTTTGTAAATCTTATTGGTGATACTAGATGTACAACTGGATGGGGAGTTAAGGTTCAAATACCATATATCTATAATTTATTGGATACTGTAATGTGTATTGATGCAGATACACATACATGGGAGGTTGGAACCGGTAAATACACTATGGATTTAACTTTAAACTTTCAAACTAAAATGAAACTGGTGGAGGTGGATGCGGCAGCATGA
- a CDS encoding transglycosylase SLT domain-containing protein: MAEIRARIVLEDTMSSQIVSPIEAVNKLTESAKVANNVIDMMTGKNIDVDTTSAINEIKNVKESVTSANNVIDLMSKKKVSINTDNAIDKINEVKNSVNSTAEVIDMVSGKRIDMDTALANSKIGELKNNIKEIVTHPLNIPINATNKTKEVISKVKGDMATIKSTLLSINAVNKTVGVVSKAKSELLSLAKLPVTIAIKAKDETSSVISKIKNNLFSLKTLAATMATNAAGKATIGAASDLEQEQIAMKHFIGYNNQSSSQADVQKMTDSYISQLRTEANITPFGTSEVIAAGRRAVNITSGDTKAGMDLVKLSENMAALNPGKSVMDAMEALADLKTGETERMKEFGFKISQDDINNAGGVESYFKQQTSSEGNIGKVFAGGASELSNSTAGKWSTVTGNLETIGANFGKAFLPVINKILTPLANLLDKNADGFTKFGENIIKIGGKIGTVLTPTFNTISKIIKSVGEPAFKSLSKIVQTVVLPAFKFLGGIAQQYVIPAVTAIAGVVNKYLPPIANSFIKSFNSIKPHLEHFWNVIKVNIIPIVQDLWGKIKEAMPGIQKVFSVAFDIIAKVVGKALDVIAELSPIIKGVYDFIAPILGWIIDLFNGIADAIKKAYDWLTKWLDKDKSNKVTTKDENGKTTTVTMTDWKVGPIPGNNALGTTYWRGGPTWVNENGPELMELPAGTKIHSNRESNNMMKNMQVQASIPNMNTSNITKWGEDIPESMAKGIRQNTKSVTDATTLMASKIKELIHFSVPDKGPLSDFDTYAVDMMKTYGTGIQNNIKSVTTPTTNMSTGVKNIYTDLKNQSLTYGQGIVQELGAGIQSNVGNLTSIVKALTDKVIEEFKTGFGIHSPSLVMYKLSQFIPQGVIKGISSIDIQKFIKNWIGDITSMAGSAMGGNVTEWLTAALGITGTPMSWLPGLLQLVKRESGGNPTAWNSISVGGEHATGLLQMLGSTFREHMVSGLNNIMNPIANAASAIDYIKSRYGNVNNIPNLYGGNYVGYAQGGIATQPSIFGEGDYPEMAIPLKKDNSRSKYLLEQAEALVNGDKKSGIKIIIEKLADKIVVREEADIDKIATALVKKLTIAEMNI, from the coding sequence TTGGCAGAGATAAGAGCTAGAATTGTATTAGAAGATACTATGAGTTCTCAAATAGTTTCACCTATAGAAGCTGTTAATAAGCTTACGGAAAGTGCGAAAGTTGCCAATAATGTAATTGATATGATGACAGGGAAAAATATAGATGTAGATACAACCAGTGCCATTAATGAAATTAAGAATGTTAAGGAGAGCGTTACATCTGCTAACAATGTTATAGACCTTATGTCTAAAAAGAAGGTAAGTATAAATACTGATAATGCCATTGATAAGATTAATGAAGTAAAAAATTCAGTTAATTCTACAGCTGAAGTTATTGATATGGTATCAGGAAAAAGAATAGATATGGATACTGCTTTAGCTAACAGTAAAATAGGTGAATTAAAAAATAACATTAAAGAAATAGTAACACATCCATTAAATATTCCAATCAACGCCACCAATAAGACTAAAGAAGTTATTTCTAAAGTTAAAGGTGATATGGCTACTATAAAATCTACTTTATTATCTATTAATGCAGTAAATAAAACAGTAGGAGTTGTATCTAAGGCCAAAAGTGAATTGCTCAGTTTAGCAAAATTACCTGTCACAATAGCCATTAAGGCTAAAGATGAAACTTCTTCGGTGATATCTAAGATTAAGAATAATCTATTTAGTCTAAAAACTTTAGCAGCCACAATGGCAACAAATGCGGCAGGAAAAGCTACTATAGGTGCAGCTTCAGACTTAGAACAAGAACAAATAGCTATGAAGCATTTTATAGGCTACAATAACCAAAGTTCTAGTCAAGCAGATGTTCAGAAAATGACGGATTCTTATATATCCCAACTTAGGACAGAAGCTAACATTACGCCTTTTGGAACTAGTGAAGTTATAGCAGCAGGGCGTAGAGCTGTGAATATAACTTCAGGAGATACTAAAGCAGGCATGGATTTAGTGAAATTGAGTGAGAATATGGCAGCACTTAATCCTGGAAAAAGTGTAATGGATGCTATGGAAGCTTTGGCTGATTTAAAAACTGGCGAAACTGAAAGAATGAAAGAGTTTGGTTTCAAAATAAGTCAGGATGATATAAATAATGCTGGGGGAGTTGAAAGTTATTTTAAACAGCAAACAAGTTCCGAGGGAAATATAGGAAAAGTATTTGCAGGAGGAGCAAGTGAATTAAGTAATTCCACTGCTGGTAAGTGGAGTACCGTAACAGGAAATTTAGAAACAATAGGAGCAAATTTTGGCAAGGCTTTTTTACCTGTTATCAATAAAATCCTTACACCTCTTGCCAATTTATTAGATAAAAATGCAGATGGTTTTACTAAGTTTGGCGAAAATATTATAAAGATAGGTGGGAAGATAGGAACCGTCTTAACTCCTACTTTTAATACTATATCTAAAATAATAAAATCTGTGGGAGAACCGGCATTTAAATCTTTATCTAAAATAGTTCAAACAGTGGTTTTACCTGCTTTTAAATTCTTAGGTGGTATTGCTCAACAGTATGTAATTCCTGCAGTAACAGCTATAGCTGGGGTAGTAAATAAATATTTACCTCCTATAGCAAATTCTTTTATAAAGTCCTTTAATAGCATAAAACCTCATCTTGAACATTTCTGGAATGTAATAAAAGTGAATATTATCCCAATAGTTCAGGATTTATGGGGAAAAATTAAAGAAGCTATGCCAGGAATTCAAAAAGTTTTTAGTGTTGCTTTTGATATAATAGCAAAAGTTGTTGGAAAAGCTTTAGATGTAATTGCAGAACTTTCTCCTATAATAAAAGGTGTATATGATTTTATAGCTCCAATTTTAGGCTGGATTATAGATTTATTTAATGGTATAGCTGATGCTATTAAAAAGGCTTACGATTGGCTTACAAAATGGCTTGATAAAGATAAAAGTAATAAAGTTACCACAAAGGATGAAAACGGAAAAACAACTACTGTAACTATGACTGACTGGAAAGTAGGACCTATTCCGGGTAATAATGCTCTTGGGACTACTTATTGGAGAGGGGGACCTACGTGGGTAAATGAAAATGGTCCTGAATTAATGGAGCTTCCCGCAGGTACTAAAATTCATAGTAATAGAGAATCTAATAATATGATGAAAAATATGCAAGTTCAAGCTTCAATACCTAATATGAATACCTCAAATATAACTAAATGGGGAGAGGATATTCCAGAAAGTATGGCAAAAGGAATAAGACAGAATACTAAATCTGTAACAGACGCAACGACTTTAATGGCTTCTAAAATAAAAGAATTAATCCATTTCAGTGTACCAGACAAAGGACCTTTAAGTGATTTTGATACTTATGCAGTAGATATGATGAAAACTTATGGAACAGGCATCCAAAATAACATAAAATCTGTAACAACCCCTACTACTAATATGAGTACAGGGGTTAAAAATATTTATACAGATTTAAAAAACCAAAGTTTGACTTATGGCCAGGGAATTGTTCAGGAACTTGGGGCAGGTATACAGTCGAATGTGGGTAATTTAACAAGTATAGTTAAAGCACTTACAGACAAGGTCATTGAAGAATTCAAAACGGGTTTTGGGATTCATAGCCCTAGTTTAGTTATGTATAAGTTGTCACAATTCATTCCTCAAGGAGTTATAAAGGGTATATCCTCTATAGACATTCAAAAGTTCATTAAAAACTGGATTGGAGATATCACTTCTATGGCTGGAAGTGCCATGGGCGGGAATGTTACAGAATGGTTAACTGCTGCTCTTGGAATAACAGGTACACCTATGAGTTGGCTTCCAGGATTATTACAACTAGTGAAAAGAGAATCTGGTGGAAATCCTACAGCATGGAATTCAATAAGTGTTGGAGGAGAACATGCTACTGGACTCTTACAAATGTTAGGAAGCACATTTAGAGAACATATGGTTTCGGGGTTAAATAATATAATGAATCCGATTGCCAATGCTGCGAGTGCGATAGATTATATTAAATCACGTTATGGAAACGTAAATAACATTCCTAATCTTTATGGTGGTAACTATGTAGGTTATGCCCAGGGTGGTATAGCAACTCAACCTTCAATTTTTGGTGAGGGTGATTATCCAGAGATGGCAATACCTTTAAAGAAAGACAACTCACGCTCAAAATATTTATTGGAACAGGCAGAAGCTTTAGTAAATGGGGATAAAAAATCCGGTATAAAAATTATAATAGAGAAACTGGCAGATAAAATAGTTGTTAGGGAAGAAGCAGATATAGACAAGATAGCTACAGCTTTGGTTAAAAAACTTACTATAGCTGAAATGAATATATAG
- a CDS encoding phage tail assembly chaperone, producing MNLLLKVDKSKLVRPEQEVEIKRLSDILGEPFTVTCQALTADEFKELENTKTANEDMVIKGVKDPDFTNQQVIEYYGVVTATEAVNTIFLPGEITSLVKVITNLSGFGTDAIKEIKNSSTQVEK from the coding sequence ATGAATTTACTATTAAAGGTAGATAAGAGTAAGTTAGTAAGACCTGAGCAAGAAGTTGAAATAAAAAGATTGAGTGATATTTTAGGTGAACCTTTTACTGTTACTTGTCAGGCGTTGACTGCAGATGAATTTAAAGAATTGGAGAACACCAAGACAGCTAACGAGGATATGGTTATAAAAGGGGTTAAAGATCCCGATTTTACTAATCAACAGGTAATAGAATATTATGGCGTGGTAACAGCAACAGAAGCAGTAAATACAATATTTTTACCAGGAGAAATTACTTCTTTAGTCAAAGTTATAACTAACTTGAGTGGTTTCGGAACTGATGCAATAAAAGAAATAAAAAACTCATCAACTCAGGTGGAGAAGTAA
- a CDS encoding phage tail tube protein → MTNAGNYNEEKTIYGNYGSVFLDDSQVAEATALQAKCKVNKVEVPMCGTNSKKYKTVGWDGSGTITLNKVSSRMMLLMATNLKNGIETVFTMISKVSDPGNGGTERVKMSGVKFDELTLADWGSGKLGSESIPFTFEDFEPLDTIDPSIITSA, encoded by the coding sequence ATGACAAATGCAGGAAATTACAATGAAGAGAAAACCATATATGGTAACTATGGCAGTGTGTTCTTGGATGATTCACAAGTTGCAGAAGCTACAGCTCTTCAGGCCAAGTGTAAAGTAAACAAAGTAGAAGTACCTATGTGTGGCACAAATTCAAAAAAGTATAAAACCGTTGGTTGGGATGGTAGTGGTACCATAACTTTAAATAAAGTTAGTTCTAGAATGATGTTGCTTATGGCTACTAATCTAAAAAATGGAATTGAAACGGTGTTTACTATGATCAGTAAGGTAAGTGACCCGGGCAATGGTGGTACTGAAAGAGTTAAGATGTCAGGAGTAAAATTTGATGAATTAACACTTGCTGATTGGGGATCTGGGAAGTTGGGGTCTGAGTCAATCCCTTTTACTTTTGAAGATTTTGAACCACTGGATACTATCGACCCAAGCATAATAACTTCAGCATAA
- a CDS encoding phage tail sheath subtilisin-like domain-containing protein: MGAPSINIVFKELATSTIERGDRGIVALLLKDTVPSTNPIVMSIVSDIPDTLTDANKNQITLAFMGYVNPPKQVIAYVIAEDTTDYTEAQHYLETIRWDYFAFPEIADADVTPFATWIKGLRDNIDKKVKAILPNCPSDHEGVINYANNSNKEGDKTYTAKEYCSRAAGLIAGTPLTISATYAPLSELDDCDHLTKTEMDTAVDAGKFILMNDGEKVKVVRAVNSLVTTTKDKGKKFKKIKIVDIMDLMHGDVKKTISDSYIGKVPNDYDHKILLMSAIGGYFEQLELSGLLDKGSSSVYIDVEAQKAYLKAQGYTTTDGRGVDDMTTQEIKEANTDDKVFIGAATTILDSMEDVDLNIAA, translated from the coding sequence ATGGGAGCACCAAGCATTAATATAGTATTTAAAGAGTTGGCAACAAGTACTATTGAACGTGGTGATCGGGGCATAGTAGCTTTACTTTTAAAAGATACAGTCCCATCTACCAATCCAATAGTAATGAGTATTGTATCAGATATTCCCGATACACTCACGGATGCCAATAAAAATCAAATAACCCTAGCTTTTATGGGTTATGTAAATCCACCTAAACAGGTTATAGCTTATGTAATAGCAGAAGATACTACAGATTATACAGAAGCACAGCACTATCTAGAAACTATTAGATGGGACTATTTTGCTTTTCCTGAAATAGCAGATGCAGATGTTACACCTTTTGCTACATGGATTAAAGGCTTAAGAGATAATATAGATAAAAAAGTTAAGGCGATACTTCCGAATTGTCCATCTGACCATGAGGGAGTAATTAATTATGCTAATAACAGCAACAAAGAAGGGGACAAAACTTATACAGCAAAAGAGTACTGTTCCAGAGCAGCAGGGTTAATAGCAGGAACACCACTTACTATTAGTGCTACTTATGCACCTTTAAGTGAGTTGGATGACTGTGACCATTTAACTAAAACTGAAATGGATACTGCTGTTGATGCGGGAAAATTCATTCTAATGAATGATGGCGAAAAAGTTAAGGTTGTAAGAGCTGTAAATAGTCTGGTAACTACTACTAAGGATAAAGGGAAGAAGTTCAAGAAAATTAAAATAGTAGATATTATGGACCTTATGCATGGAGATGTAAAGAAAACTATATCAGATAGCTATATAGGTAAAGTACCTAATGATTATGACCATAAGATTTTACTCATGAGTGCTATAGGTGGCTATTTTGAACAGTTGGAGCTATCGGGTCTTTTGGACAAAGGTTCCAGTAGCGTTTATATTGATGTGGAAGCACAGAAAGCTTACTTGAAAGCCCAAGGATATACGACCACTGATGGTAGGGGTGTAGATGATATGACAACACAGGAAATCAAGGAAGCTAATACAGATGATAAGGTGTTTATAGGTGCTGCTACAACTATATTAGACAGCATGGAAGATGTTGATTTAAATATTGCGGCGTAG